In Flavobacterium lacustre, a genomic segment contains:
- a CDS encoding TIM-barrel domain-containing protein, whose product MNSNNLKIIYIIFSIIFSSTSFAQASQPNIAYSDNNVRFTVITNGVIRMEWQPSGNFVNNPSFLASERKYPQVAYKLKKGNWIEIETSKMKLRYKKNSGDFTANNLQITAAKGIKPFQWKPGMKQQNNLGGTLRTLDEMDGDLQRGSVAEAKSGEKRKLEDGLLSKDGWSFIDDSKNFLFDDSNWAWVTERKNKDGKDWYFMAYGDDFKAALKDFTVFAGKMPLPPRYAFGNWWSRYWSYSDGEFRSLIDNFHKYEIPLDVLVVDMDWHYTDEGRGGWTGWTWNKNLFPDPPKFLEYLHDNNLKVTLNLHPADGVSSYEEGFKGMSKDLELNPSTTKNIPWIGSDKKFATAFFENILHPMEKQGVDFWWLDWQQHPFDKNVDKLSNTWWINYLFFSDKERNSNVRPMLYHRWGGLGNHRYQIGFSGDTHMTWKSLDYQPYFNATASNVLYGYWSHDIGGHTGGHFETEMYLRWLQFGALSPIMRTHTGKSADKNKEPWAFNQEVFTIIKNTIKQRYEMAPYIYTMARNAYDKGIGLCYPLYYDYPQIKEAYDFKNEYMFGKDILVAPVTKESENGFAEMDVWLPEGDWYDWHTGTLLKGGKVIKRNFALDEFGIYVKAGAILPLYSDSVMNLNGNNEDYVVTVFPGKAGSFSVYEDNGNDKNYENSFAVTELKSIRKGNELQINIDSRKGKYENMPASRGYSIKLMSSVMPESVTLNGKSLPFKYLQNEFAVLVQLGTLACNEVKNISVRYPEGAVDLTNGIAGKSKRIAKAIEQLKYKDPGIVLIDELGKMGSIKEALLYSPKNVNELVNQFDKSYKELPEILKKQRLDNERIQWFLKSIGWEKY is encoded by the coding sequence ATGAATTCAAACAATTTAAAAATTATATATATAATTTTTTCTATTATTTTTTCATCAACTAGCTTTGCACAAGCATCGCAACCCAATATCGCTTATAGTGACAACAATGTACGTTTTACTGTAATTACTAATGGTGTAATACGCATGGAATGGCAGCCTTCTGGTAATTTTGTAAATAATCCTTCATTTCTTGCTTCTGAAAGAAAATATCCACAGGTTGCATATAAACTTAAAAAAGGAAATTGGATTGAAATTGAAACTTCAAAAATGAAGTTGAGATATAAAAAAAATAGTGGTGATTTTACTGCAAATAATCTTCAGATTACTGCTGCAAAAGGCATTAAACCTTTCCAATGGAAGCCTGGGATGAAACAACAAAACAACCTTGGCGGAACTTTACGAACCTTGGACGAAATGGATGGAGATCTTCAGAGAGGAAGTGTTGCAGAAGCTAAAAGTGGTGAAAAACGTAAATTAGAAGATGGACTTCTTTCTAAGGATGGCTGGTCTTTTATTGACGATTCCAAGAATTTTCTTTTTGATGACAGTAATTGGGCTTGGGTAACAGAACGTAAAAATAAAGATGGCAAAGACTGGTATTTTATGGCTTATGGCGATGATTTCAAAGCTGCTCTAAAAGATTTTACCGTATTTGCTGGAAAAATGCCGTTGCCGCCTCGTTATGCATTTGGTAATTGGTGGTCCAGATATTGGTCTTATTCTGATGGCGAATTTCGATCATTGATAGATAATTTTCATAAGTATGAAATTCCGTTAGATGTCTTAGTTGTAGATATGGATTGGCATTATACTGATGAAGGAAGAGGTGGATGGACTGGTTGGACATGGAACAAAAATTTATTTCCCGACCCGCCAAAATTTTTAGAATACTTGCATGATAATAATTTAAAAGTAACCTTGAATCTGCATCCTGCTGACGGAGTTTCCTCTTATGAAGAAGGTTTTAAGGGCATGAGTAAAGATTTAGAATTAAATCCTTCGACCACAAAAAATATTCCGTGGATTGGTTCAGATAAAAAATTTGCCACAGCTTTCTTTGAAAATATTCTTCACCCAATGGAAAAACAGGGCGTAGATTTCTGGTGGTTGGATTGGCAGCAACATCCATTCGATAAAAATGTAGATAAGTTAAGTAATACCTGGTGGATTAATTATTTATTCTTTAGTGATAAAGAACGCAATAGCAATGTGCGACCAATGCTTTATCATCGTTGGGGCGGATTAGGAAATCACCGTTATCAGATTGGTTTTTCGGGAGATACTCACATGACTTGGAAATCTTTGGATTATCAACCTTATTTTAACGCAACAGCTTCCAATGTTTTGTACGGATATTGGAGTCATGATATCGGTGGACATACCGGAGGGCATTTTGAGACAGAAATGTATTTGCGTTGGTTGCAATTTGGAGCATTGAGTCCTATTATGCGTACTCACACTGGTAAAAGTGCTGATAAAAACAAGGAACCTTGGGCTTTCAATCAGGAAGTATTTACCATTATTAAGAATACGATAAAGCAACGTTATGAGATGGCTCCTTATATTTATACAATGGCGCGTAATGCTTACGACAAAGGAATTGGTTTATGTTATCCATTGTATTATGACTATCCTCAAATCAAAGAAGCATACGATTTCAAAAATGAATACATGTTCGGAAAGGATATTCTTGTTGCACCTGTTACCAAAGAATCAGAAAATGGTTTTGCTGAAATGGATGTTTGGCTTCCTGAGGGAGACTGGTATGACTGGCATACTGGAACGTTGTTAAAAGGAGGAAAAGTGATAAAAAGAAATTTTGCTCTTGATGAATTTGGAATCTATGTTAAGGCAGGAGCTATACTTCCTCTTTATTCGGATAGTGTGATGAATCTTAACGGAAACAATGAAGATTATGTTGTTACTGTTTTTCCTGGAAAAGCGGGTTCATTCTCTGTTTATGAAGATAATGGAAATGATAAAAATTATGAAAATAGTTTTGCTGTAACCGAATTAAAGTCAATACGAAAAGGGAATGAACTTCAGATTAACATTGATTCCAGAAAAGGGAAATATGAGAATATGCCAGCTTCACGTGGTTACAGTATAAAACTGATGTCTTCGGTAATGCCGGAATCAGTTACTTTAAACGGAAAATCGCTACCCTTTAAGTATTTACAAAATGAATTTGCAGTTTTGGTACAGTTGGGAACATTAGCTTGTAATGAAGTAAAAAATATTAGCGTAAGATACCCTGAAGGAGCTGTAGACTTGACAAATGGTATTGCAGGTAAGAGTAAAAGAATTGCAAAAGCTATTGAACAATTGAAATACAAAGATCCAGGAATTGTGCTGATTGATGAATTGGGAAAAATGGGAAGTATTAAGGAAGCTTTACTTTATTCTCCAAAAAATGTAAATGAATTGGTTAATCAGTTTGATAAAAGCTATAAAGAACTTCCAGAAATTTTGAAAAAACAAAGACTGGACAACGAAAGAATACAATGGTTCCTAAAAAGCATCGGTTGGGAAAAATATTAA
- a CDS encoding hybrid sensor histidine kinase/response regulator transcription factor, translated as MQRFFKIGTLICLLFLSTTTFSQEYYFKHYKVENGMSNNSVLASIQDKDGFLWFGTKDGLNRFDGYHFKTFRSGANPKTSLGINYVQSLHEYKNYIWVGTDKGLYSYDKKLEKFTFLNEAINNRINDIENDLKNNLWFISIGTLVKYNVDTKETTMFDGRNSFYATSITCDKNGVIWVSSYDDLYRYSEATQSFDKIKVQLPNSTFLISVIYALDANSVLIGTKDHGVYKYDVSTGKTSPFINGAERPIFVRQFKKNNRNELWIASESGVSIYNLKNKTIKILRKSPSDPYAISDNAAYCITIDKENGVWIGTYFGGVNYHQKQYDQFKKYFPRKSENAIVGSAVREIHKDNQGNLWIGTEDAGINKFNLQTKKFVNFQPNGTKSGLSFYNIHAVLPRGNKIWIGTFEHGLDIMDANSGKVVKHYDHTSSNFRSDFIVTFYETPEKKLYVVTSLGIYLYDDKNDTFNISDIFSESTHYTCMFKDRRGNLWAGSYRDGLFYYDSKTKEKVVYKHDFNNDKSISNDFITSIFQDKQNNLWIATENGLNLFDYNKKEFKNYTTKDGFPSNVIYSILQDEKQNLCITTSKGLVRFNPKTKSVKIFTTANGLLSDQFNYNSAFKDSNGDMYFGNLNGMISFNPKNFSTNKFNPPIFITGLQINNQDVVVNDEDSPLDESISYIKKITLKNHQSNFNIDFASLSYTAPELTEYWYKLDGINDDWIYLNKNNKVFFTELPSGDYKFRVKSLSVNGIWSKEAVIDITILPPFWASSYAFFGYFLLITGCLYWLLQRYHHMNIKENNQKITYLNNEKEKEIYNAKIEFFTNIAHEIRTPLTLIKSPLEILLKRTYESAEIPQNLLIMEKNTSRLLNLVNELLDFRKTEMEGLKLTFVETNISLLVRHLQSEFAPLIEERNIHLKLELGEKNIYAFVDEEAIRKILSNLLSNAIKYAKSEVLITMFRDENSLEFIVKNDGNLIPKGLKSKIFEPFFRILGTGNQTGTGIGLSLAHSLTELHNGTLKLQFLDDTMNTFVLQLPLRQESEFNLYKDTSETDIKESNEEFENEIIAKNIKTQILVVEDNLELLNFMSKELGKEYKVFKATNGEEALKVIHNEIIHVVISDITMPIMDGIELCDRIKSNIESSHIPVILLTALSAVQSRIKGLESGADAYISKPFSIDFILAQIDNLLSNRRHVMEYYASSPLSHLKTIAHNKIDEEFIKKLEDIIDQNMTDTNLSVESLADILHMSRSTLYRKIKDISNLSPNELINNARLRKAAELLLSGKYKVYEISEIVGYNSQSSFSRNFQKSFSMSPSEFINNGN; from the coding sequence ATGCAAAGATTTTTCAAAATAGGGACATTAATTTGTCTTTTGTTTTTGTCAACTACAACTTTTAGTCAGGAATATTATTTTAAACATTATAAGGTCGAAAATGGGATGTCAAACAATTCTGTTTTGGCCTCTATTCAAGACAAAGATGGTTTTTTATGGTTTGGCACTAAAGATGGTTTGAATCGTTTTGATGGATATCATTTTAAAACATTTCGCAGTGGGGCAAACCCTAAAACATCTTTAGGAATAAACTACGTTCAATCGCTGCATGAATACAAAAATTATATTTGGGTAGGAACGGATAAAGGATTGTATTCGTACGATAAAAAGTTAGAAAAATTTACTTTTTTGAACGAGGCTATAAACAATCGTATCAATGATATTGAAAATGATTTAAAGAATAATTTATGGTTTATTTCTATTGGAACATTGGTTAAATATAATGTTGACACAAAAGAGACCACGATGTTCGACGGTAGAAATTCCTTTTATGCCACATCTATCACTTGTGATAAAAACGGAGTAATTTGGGTATCTTCTTATGATGATTTATATCGGTATTCTGAAGCGACTCAAAGTTTTGATAAAATTAAGGTGCAGTTACCTAATAGCACCTTTTTAATTTCGGTCATTTATGCATTAGATGCAAATTCAGTTTTAATTGGCACAAAAGACCATGGTGTTTACAAGTATGATGTTTCAACTGGAAAAACGTCACCTTTTATTAACGGCGCCGAAAGACCCATTTTTGTCAGACAATTTAAAAAGAACAATAGAAATGAATTATGGATTGCCAGCGAATCGGGAGTCTCTATTTATAATTTAAAAAATAAAACGATTAAAATTCTACGTAAGAGTCCAAGTGATCCTTATGCCATTTCAGATAATGCAGCTTATTGTATCACTATTGATAAAGAAAATGGGGTCTGGATTGGAACCTATTTTGGTGGAGTAAATTATCATCAAAAACAATATGATCAGTTCAAAAAATACTTTCCCCGCAAAAGTGAAAATGCAATTGTAGGAAGTGCTGTTCGTGAAATTCACAAAGACAATCAAGGCAATCTTTGGATTGGTACGGAAGATGCTGGAATTAATAAATTTAATCTACAGACCAAGAAATTTGTTAATTTTCAGCCCAATGGAACAAAATCAGGACTTTCTTTTTATAATATCCATGCTGTTTTACCAAGAGGAAATAAAATTTGGATAGGGACTTTTGAGCATGGATTAGATATTATGGATGCTAATAGCGGAAAAGTTGTAAAACATTATGACCACACTTCAAGCAATTTTAGAAGTGATTTTATTGTTACATTTTATGAAACTCCCGAAAAGAAATTATATGTAGTCACCTCTTTGGGAATCTATTTATATGATGATAAAAATGACACTTTTAACATTTCTGATATTTTTTCGGAAAGCACCCATTACACCTGTATGTTTAAAGACAGAAGAGGGAACTTATGGGCAGGATCTTATCGTGACGGACTGTTTTATTACGATTCAAAAACTAAAGAGAAAGTAGTTTACAAACATGATTTTAATAATGACAAAAGTATCAGTAATGACTTTATAACTTCTATTTTTCAGGATAAGCAAAATAATCTGTGGATAGCAACCGAAAATGGCTTGAATTTATTTGATTACAACAAAAAAGAATTCAAAAATTATACTACTAAAGATGGATTTCCCAGCAATGTAATTTATTCTATTTTGCAAGATGAAAAACAGAATTTATGCATCACGACTTCAAAAGGCTTAGTCCGATTTAATCCTAAAACAAAATCAGTTAAAATTTTCACTACCGCAAACGGATTATTAAGTGATCAATTTAATTATAATTCGGCTTTTAAGGATTCTAATGGAGATATGTATTTTGGAAATCTTAATGGTATGATTAGTTTTAATCCTAAAAATTTCAGTACAAATAAATTCAATCCTCCAATATTTATTACCGGGCTTCAAATAAACAATCAAGATGTAGTGGTAAATGATGAAGACTCTCCACTAGACGAATCTATTTCGTATATCAAAAAAATTACTTTAAAAAATCATCAGTCGAATTTTAATATTGATTTTGCTTCGTTAAGCTATACAGCACCGGAACTTACAGAATATTGGTACAAATTAGACGGTATCAACGATGATTGGATTTATTTGAATAAAAATAATAAAGTGTTTTTTACCGAGCTTCCATCCGGTGACTATAAATTTAGAGTTAAATCATTAAGCGTGAATGGAATTTGGAGTAAAGAAGCTGTTATTGACATTACAATTTTACCTCCATTTTGGGCAAGTAGTTATGCTTTTTTTGGCTATTTTTTACTAATAACGGGATGTCTATATTGGCTTTTACAAAGGTATCATCACATGAATATTAAGGAAAATAATCAAAAAATCACTTATCTAAATAACGAGAAAGAGAAGGAAATTTATAATGCCAAAATCGAATTTTTTACCAATATTGCCCATGAAATCCGAACTCCTCTAACTCTGATTAAGAGCCCTTTAGAAATTTTGCTGAAGAGAACGTATGAGTCTGCTGAAATTCCACAGAATTTATTAATAATGGAGAAAAACACCTCTCGCCTATTAAACTTGGTTAATGAATTGCTTGATTTTAGAAAGACCGAAATGGAAGGGTTGAAATTAACTTTTGTGGAAACAAATATATCTCTTTTGGTTAGACATTTACAATCAGAATTTGCTCCTTTAATTGAAGAAAGAAATATTCATTTGAAATTAGAATTGGGTGAAAAAAATATTTATGCTTTTGTGGATGAAGAAGCCATTAGAAAAATTCTAAGTAATTTACTTAGTAATGCTATAAAATATGCCAAAAGCGAAGTACTAATTACAATGTTTAGAGACGAAAATTCTCTGGAATTTATAGTTAAAAATGATGGAAATTTAATTCCAAAAGGTCTTAAAAGTAAAATTTTCGAGCCTTTCTTTAGAATATTAGGTACTGGAAATCAAACCGGAACCGGAATTGGCTTATCACTCGCACATTCTTTGACCGAATTACATAACGGGACTTTAAAATTGCAATTTCTGGACGATACGATGAATACTTTTGTATTACAATTACCACTGCGTCAAGAAAGTGAGTTCAATCTTTACAAGGATACTTCCGAAACTGATATAAAAGAAAGCAATGAAGAATTTGAAAATGAAATTATAGCTAAAAATATCAAAACACAAATACTTGTTGTCGAGGATAATTTGGAGCTACTCAATTTTATGAGTAAAGAACTTGGAAAAGAATATAAAGTTTTTAAAGCTACTAACGGAGAAGAAGCTTTAAAAGTAATTCATAATGAAATTATACATGTTGTTATTAGTGATATTACAATGCCAATTATGGATGGAATTGAATTATGCGACCGTATTAAATCTAATATTGAATCGAGTCATATTCCGGTAATTTTATTAACAGCCTTAAGCGCTGTACAATCAAGAATAAAAGGTTTAGAATCTGGGGCTGACGCTTATATCTCTAAACCATTTTCGATAGATTTTATTTTGGCACAAATAGATAATTTATTATCCAATAGACGCCATGTTATGGAATATTATGCAAGTTCTCCTTTATCCCATTTAAAGACTATTGCTCACAATAAAATCGACGAAGAATTCATTAAAAAACTAGAGGATATTATTGATCAAAATATGACCGATACCAACTTAAGTGTCGAATCATTAGCCGATATTTTGCATATGAGTCGTTCAACTTTATATCGTAAAATAAAAGATATCTCTAATTTAAGCCCAAATGAACTAATAAATAATGCCCGCTTAAGAAAAGCTGCAGAGTTACTACTTTCTGGTAAATACAAGGTCTATGAAATTTCTGAAATAGTAGGTTACAATTCGCAATCTAGCTTCAGCAGAAATTTTCAAAAAAGCTTTTCGATGTCACCTTCGGAGTTTATTAATAATGGAAATTAG
- a CDS encoding PepSY-like domain-containing protein, protein MKTNQRSLLALLVSCVLLFSCSNDGPASTTSDTTAASTYEVVATTALPTTISTYIASKYVGSTTTEANLNSDGTYVAYVAPAAGTTFKSSATSKSETVLKLLFTAKGNLVAVKTLNPLAVLDLLTTITTYIATNYVGATITSAHLESDGSFDVLILNVDGTKAKLNFAADGTFVSASALKANGNHKHKHSGNHISVAVVDLLAGITTYISTNYTDATIVSAHKESDGSFDVFIVTAAGAKLNLNFTATGEFVSVSADGSFHSGNHSIVAIADLLTDITTYINTNYAGAKIVSAHKESDGTFDVYILTASAVKLKLSFSATGVFITVKVDDDTHSEDHSPIAVADLSVDILSYITTNYPNATILAAHNESEGGFEVYVQTAIGTKLEIKFTAAGVFISVKADDDSNSDDDSSIAVVDLLAEITTYITTNYPNATIVSAHSQSSGGFEVYVQTATGIKLEIKFTAAGVFVKAEKKN, encoded by the coding sequence ATGAAAACAAATCAAAGATCCCTTTTAGCACTACTAGTATCATGTGTATTATTATTTAGTTGTTCAAACGATGGCCCTGCTTCAACAACATCAGATACAACTGCTGCATCAACTTATGAAGTGGTAGCCACTACAGCTTTGCCAACTACTATTTCGACTTATATTGCATCAAAATATGTAGGTTCGACGACAACAGAAGCAAATTTGAATTCAGATGGGACTTATGTGGCGTATGTAGCTCCCGCAGCAGGAACGACATTTAAATCGAGTGCTACATCTAAATCAGAAACTGTATTAAAATTGCTTTTTACAGCTAAAGGAAATTTAGTTGCTGTAAAAACGCTAAACCCTCTGGCGGTGCTTGATTTGTTAACTACTATAACTACATATATTGCCACAAATTATGTAGGAGCGACTATTACTTCTGCGCATTTAGAATCTGATGGGAGTTTTGATGTATTAATTCTTAATGTAGATGGAACTAAAGCAAAATTGAACTTTGCTGCAGACGGTACATTTGTATCAGCAAGTGCGCTTAAAGCGAATGGAAATCACAAACACAAACATTCTGGCAACCATATTTCGGTAGCGGTAGTGGATTTATTAGCAGGCATTACAACTTATATTTCGACTAATTATACCGATGCAACTATAGTTTCAGCTCATAAAGAATCTGACGGAAGTTTTGATGTATTTATTGTTACTGCCGCTGGTGCAAAACTGAATTTGAATTTTACTGCAACGGGAGAGTTTGTTTCGGTTAGTGCGGATGGAAGTTTTCATTCAGGTAATCATTCTATAGTGGCTATCGCTGATTTATTGACGGATATCACAACTTATATCAATACTAATTATGCAGGAGCTAAAATAGTTTCAGCTCATAAAGAATCTGATGGTACTTTTGATGTATACATTTTAACTGCATCTGCTGTTAAACTAAAATTGAGTTTTTCTGCTACAGGAGTTTTTATTACTGTAAAAGTAGATGATGACACACATTCTGAGGATCATTCACCGATTGCTGTGGCTGATTTGTCGGTTGATATTTTATCGTATATCACTACAAATTATCCAAATGCAACTATTTTAGCCGCTCATAATGAGTCCGAAGGAGGTTTTGAAGTATATGTTCAAACGGCTATAGGAACTAAATTAGAAATTAAATTTACTGCAGCAGGAGTCTTTATTTCGGTAAAAGCTGATGATGATTCAAATTCTGATGATGATTCATCAATTGCCGTAGTTGATTTGTTAGCAGAGATTACTACTTATATCACTACAAATTATCCAAATGCAACTATAGTATCCGCTCATAGTCAGTCTAGCGGAGGTTTTGAAGTATATGTTCAAACGGCCACAGGAATTAAATTAGAAATTAAATTTACAGCCGCTGGAGTATTTGTGAAGGCAGAAAAGAAAAACTAA
- a CDS encoding helix-turn-helix domain-containing protein has protein sequence MEQIIKLEKIAQYNQLKEIETKHPLISVFDNSKTKALPNHSRMHFGFYGIFLKAGNCGELRYGRNNYDYDDGTLVFIAPGQVLEVNNEENYQPSGLALLFHPDLIKGTSLGKKMSHYSFFSYESHEALHLSLKEQQIIKDLFGKLEYELSQSIDKHSKSIITNNIELFLNYCVRFYDRQFITRENINTDILSKFEKVLNTYFHSETPQNLGLPSVSYFADCLHLSPNYFGDLIKKETGKSAQEHIQLKLIDIAKERIFDTEKSVSQIAFELGFKYPQHFNRMFKKSTGFTPNEYRNRN, from the coding sequence ATGGAACAGATTATTAAACTTGAAAAAATTGCGCAATACAATCAACTCAAAGAAATTGAAACAAAACATCCTTTAATAAGTGTTTTTGATAATTCGAAAACAAAAGCATTACCAAATCACAGTCGGATGCATTTTGGATTTTATGGGATTTTTTTAAAAGCTGGAAATTGTGGAGAATTAAGATATGGACGTAACAACTATGATTATGATGACGGAACACTAGTTTTTATTGCTCCCGGACAAGTTTTAGAAGTTAATAATGAAGAAAATTATCAACCTTCAGGATTGGCTCTTCTTTTTCACCCTGATTTAATAAAAGGAACATCATTAGGAAAAAAAATGAGTCACTATTCTTTCTTTTCTTACGAATCGCATGAAGCGCTTCATTTGTCTTTAAAAGAACAACAAATTATAAAAGACTTGTTCGGTAAACTTGAATATGAATTGAGTCAATCGATTGATAAACATAGCAAAAGTATTATAACAAATAACATTGAGCTGTTTTTAAATTATTGTGTTCGCTTTTATGACAGACAATTTATAACCCGTGAAAATATTAATACTGATATTTTATCCAAATTTGAAAAGGTATTAAATACCTATTTTCATTCCGAAACGCCTCAGAATTTAGGACTTCCGTCTGTGAGCTATTTTGCAGATTGTTTGCATCTTTCACCTAATTATTTTGGAGATTTAATTAAAAAAGAAACGGGTAAATCAGCTCAAGAACACATACAATTAAAACTAATAGATATAGCGAAAGAAAGAATTTTTGATACTGAAAAGTCAGTAAGCCAAATCGCATTTGAACTCGGTTTTAAATACCCTCAGCATTTTAACCGAATGTTCAAAAAAAGTACGGGTTTCACTCCCAATGAGTATAGAAACAGGAATTAA
- a CDS encoding aldo/keto reductase produces MKTRILGNNGLEVSALGMGCMGLSFGYGPATDKESAIKLIREAYEQGITFFDTAEAYGKANEELVGEALAPFRKDVVIATKFGFKEGDSSKGQDSRPERIRAVAEESLRRLKTDVIDLFYQHRVDINVPMEDVAGTVKDLIAEGKVKHFGLSEAGVQSIRKAHAVQAVTALQSEYSIWWREPELEIIPTLEELGIGFVPFSPLGKGFLTGAITENTQFDPTDFRNIVPRFSEENRKANQKLVELLGAIATQKKATPAQIALGWLLAQKPWIVPIPGTTKSHRLTENIGGASIILSAADIQEIDAAFAKTNVQGDRYPAHLQQRVGK; encoded by the coding sequence ATGAAAACAAGAATATTAGGAAACAATGGATTAGAAGTTTCAGCTCTTGGAATGGGTTGTATGGGATTGAGTTTTGGTTATGGTCCGGCAACAGATAAAGAGTCAGCCATTAAATTAATTAGAGAAGCGTATGAACAAGGAATCACTTTTTTTGATACAGCTGAAGCATATGGCAAAGCCAATGAAGAATTGGTCGGAGAAGCTTTGGCACCTTTCCGAAAAGATGTAGTTATTGCAACCAAATTTGGATTTAAAGAAGGAGATTCCAGCAAAGGACAAGACAGCCGTCCAGAACGCATAAGGGCCGTTGCCGAAGAATCCTTGAGACGACTCAAAACAGATGTGATTGATTTATTTTATCAACACCGAGTAGACATCAACGTACCTATGGAAGATGTTGCCGGTACGGTTAAAGATTTGATTGCAGAAGGAAAAGTAAAACATTTTGGACTTTCGGAAGCGGGTGTTCAATCGATTCGAAAAGCCCACGCTGTACAAGCTGTAACGGCTTTGCAAAGTGAATATTCCATTTGGTGGAGAGAACCTGAATTGGAAATCATACCAACATTAGAAGAGCTGGGAATCGGTTTTGTTCCGTTTAGCCCATTAGGGAAAGGATTTTTGACCGGCGCTATCACAGAAAACACTCAATTTGACCCTACCGATTTTAGAAATATCGTGCCTCGTTTCAGTGAAGAAAACCGAAAAGCAAATCAAAAGTTGGTCGAATTATTAGGTGCCATTGCCACGCAAAAAAAGGCAACACCGGCACAGATAGCACTTGGTTGGTTATTGGCTCAAAAACCGTGGATTGTTCCTATTCCAGGAACCACAAAATCACATCGATTGACCGAAAATATTGGTGGTGCTTCCATTATTTTATCAGCAGCAGATATTCAAGAGATTGATGCCGCTTTCGCCAAAACCAACGTTCAAGGAGACCGTTATCCAGCACATTTGCAACAAAGAGTAGGAAAATAA
- a CDS encoding aldo/keto reductase, which produces MQHKNRRDFLKLGALAGSSLVVSTAFGMPSKNENIKLEPKETTNDKILGNRFLGSGNHKIEVSAMGLGCMGMSWNRSFVPDRKPMIGVIRNAYDMGVTFFDTAEAYGAYTNEELLGEAIAPFRDKITLCSKFGFDIKNGKLTGAFNSQPKHIKEVVEQSLKRLKTDRIDLLYQHRVDPNVPIEDVAGTVKDLIKEGKVLNFGLSEADASTIRKAHEIQQLTAIQTEYSLLTRDPEKDILNVCEELGIGFVPYSPLCRAYLTGYINERTQYNPNNDNRGKLPRYQPEAVIANWKIIDVLTEFGNKRGLTAAQVSLAWLLAQKPWIVPIPGTTKLAHLQENLWSIDFQFTPEELKSLTDTLSKITIVGNRY; this is translated from the coding sequence ATGCAACATAAAAATAGAAGAGATTTTCTAAAATTAGGTGCGCTTGCCGGAAGTTCTTTAGTCGTATCTACTGCTTTTGGAATGCCGTCAAAGAATGAAAACATCAAATTGGAACCAAAAGAAACTACCAATGACAAAATTTTAGGAAATCGTTTTTTAGGCTCCGGCAACCACAAGATAGAAGTTTCGGCAATGGGATTGGGTTGCATGGGAATGTCTTGGAACAGAAGCTTTGTACCCGATAGAAAACCTATGATAGGCGTAATTAGAAATGCTTATGATATGGGAGTAACTTTTTTTGATACGGCAGAAGCTTATGGTGCTTACACAAATGAAGAGTTGTTGGGAGAAGCCATCGCGCCTTTCAGAGATAAAATAACGTTATGCAGCAAGTTTGGTTTTGACATCAAAAACGGAAAACTTACCGGAGCATTCAATAGTCAGCCAAAACACATCAAAGAAGTGGTGGAACAATCTCTGAAAAGATTGAAAACCGACAGAATAGACTTACTCTATCAACACCGAGTTGATCCTAATGTACCTATTGAAGATGTGGCAGGAACTGTAAAAGATTTAATAAAAGAAGGCAAAGTTTTGAATTTTGGATTAAGTGAAGCCGACGCATCCACCATTCGAAAAGCACACGAAATACAACAACTAACCGCTATTCAAACCGAATATTCGCTACTGACAAGAGATCCTGAAAAAGACATTCTGAATGTCTGTGAAGAATTAGGAATCGGATTTGTTCCTTACAGTCCGCTTTGCAGAGCCTATTTGACCGGATATATCAACGAACGCACCCAATACAATCCTAATAATGATAATCGTGGAAAATTACCGCGTTACCAACCAGAAGCCGTTATTGCCAATTGGAAAATAATTGACGTATTGACTGAATTTGGAAATAAAAGAGGACTAACCGCTGCACAAGTATCATTAGCTTGGTTGTTAGCACAAAAACCTTGGATAGTTCCCATTCCAGGTACAACCAAATTGGCACACTTACAGGAAAATCTTTGGTCTATTGATTTTCAATTTACACCAGAGGAATTAAAGAGTTTGACCGATACTCTTTCTAAAATCACTATTGTTGGAAATCGGTATTAA